A region of the Mytilus edulis chromosome 11, xbMytEdul2.2, whole genome shotgun sequence genome:
ACCTATAACTATATTAAGCTGTATGGGTAAACTTTTTACGTCAATTTTGAATTTAAGATTGAGTAACTTTTTGGAAGAATATTTGTTGTTAAATGAAAACCAGTTTGGTTTCAGAAAGAGTTATTCCACTATAGACAGTATATTTACTctgcatattttatttgaattactgagacaaaaaaagaaaaaacttttttgtGCTTTTATTGATTTTGCTAAAGCTTTCGATACAGTTTGGAGATCTGGTCTTTGGTCAAAACTCATTTTACATACAGTGAATGGGAAGATGTATAACACTAtatttaatatgtataaaaatgTGAAATCACGAATTTTCAGTGATGGAGAATATTCAGACTACTTTCCATGTAATGTAGGTGTAAGACAGGGAGAAAATTTATCTCCCATACTTTTTTCTATTTATCTAAATGATTTAGAAAGCTTTTTTCAGAACAAAAATATAAGCGGTTTGAAATCTTTATCAGATCAGATAGAGAATGAgctaaatatgtatttaaaactgTTTGTTGTATTGTACGCAGACGACACTGTACTTATGTCAGAAACACAAGCAGATCTACAAAAACAATTAGACGCTTTAAAGGAATATTGTGATACATGGAAATTAAAAGTCAATATCCCAAAAAGCAAAATAGTAATTTTTTCTAAAGGTAGACCACTACAAAATGTTAGTTTTAAATATGCTGATATTGTGTTAGAAATTGTTGAAGAATTTACATATCTTGGTGTATTATTTTCTAGAACAGGAAGTTTCACAAAAGCAAAAAAGGCACAAGCTGATAAAGCAACAAGGGCTATGTACGATATTCTGAAAAAGGGGAGAttacataatttaaatattaaaagcCAGCTAGAACTATTTGATAAAGTAGTTAAGCCTATATTATACGGGTGTGAAGTCTGGGGAATGGGTAACACCTCTGTTATAGAACGTGTtcatctaaaattttgtaaattactgCTTAATCTTAAAAAGTCCACGCCTGATTTTATGATATATGGGGAACTTGGCCGATTCCCATtggatatttttattaaattacgtACTATAAGTTATTGGGAAAAGCTTGTAACTGGGGAAAATAAGAAACTTCCTGTTATTCTATACAATCTTGTTACTGGTAGTTATAATGGAAATATAGCTTGGTTCAAGAATGTAAAATCTGTGCTTGATAATTGTGGACTATCAAATATATGGAACactaaatattttataagtaaaaactGGTTGTATGATACTGTTAAATTAAGACTAACTGACCAGTTCAGACAGACATGGTATGCTACTGTACAGAATTCTCCAAAAGCTCTAAATTATAAGTTATTCAAAAATAGTTTAAATTTCGAATTTTACTTTGATATTTTAGATGACAAAAACATTGCTtctttttgtagatttagaacttTGAACACAAAAATTCCTATCGAAATTGGTAGATGGCAAAACATTCAGAGAGAAAATCGTATTTGTACTTTGTGCAATAACGGTGATATTGGCGACGAGTTCCATTACATTTTAGAATGCTCAGCAATAGACGATAGTAGACAATTGCTACTAAAGAAACCTTTTATAAACAGACCAAATATTCTAAAATTTCAAGGTCTCATGAATAGTAGCAACCCGTCTGAACTAAACAATTTGTGCAAGTTTATAAGAATTATTATTAAATGCCTAGAATCTCCTGGGTAATCACTTTATGTctctatttttacatttgtatttaaaatttatactatgttaatttatttgtatatgtctctgtaccattgtactttggtttacgagaataaagaaagatatgtATTCATATTAATATTATAATGGATTTTCAAAACTCAATTTACAGGTTGAATGTTTCTATACATCAACCCTCCTCCTCTTTCTCTTTTATTTGAGACTATTTTCGAGACTTGTTTCTCAATTTCGCATATGGGACCTGGTGCCTCAGAACAAACAAATATAAGAGAGAAAAAGGGTGTCTATTTGATCAAATTATATggcatatttttaaatcaaagcGAATGAAGAGTTCTATTGAGATGTTGGTGTTTTTAGGAACATAGGAACAtgcaaggataaaaaaaaaaatatcccttATCTTCTTAAAAAAACCTGGCATGTTGCTTTATTAATTTCAATaggaacatgtttaatcccgctgcaaatgtatGCACCTGGCCTaagacaggaatctgatgtacagtagttatcgtttgtttatgtaatttatacgtgtttctcatttctcattttttttttatagagaccgttggttttcccctttgaatggttttacactagtagttttgggggccctttaaagcttgttgttcggtgtgagccaaggctccgtgttaaaggctgtaccttgacctataatggtttacttttataaattgttacttggatggggatttgcctcattggcactcataccacatcttcctatatgtaTGAAGGGATTTATTAAACATTCTTCAATTCATCACTGCATGAgtcttaaataaatttgtttcaacatatatttttgaattggatttttttttttattaaaaatagagAAACATGCGTGAGATTTTGAATTGATTGTGGACTtacaaattaagttaaaaaagaCCACACGAGTATAATCTGAGCACCTTAATAACGTTGTATATACAGAAGAAGGAATTCAGATCATGAGCAATGCAAAAAACATTTAGGTCTATATCTCTAAACATTTTAATCCTTTCATTAGTATATATTTTGTCAAATCGAGAAGGGAGATAACCCTAATCCATGCATAAGTAATTTGACATATcacatttcctttttttgttatatcaaattaatatgtgtatatcaaataattataatctgttgtatcaaattgataatctgttatatcaaaatcgaaaatctgttatatcaaattaataatttgttatatcaaattaataatttgttatatcaaattaatagtttgttatatcaaaataataatttgttatatcaaattgtaaaaagtagACTAGCATGGCCCTAAATGGCTTCCgtaataagaaaactctccatgaaagctacattgtataaaaagttaacacttatacatgtaggtcaaagtatggccttcaacatggatCCATGGCTAACACAGAACAggaagctataaagggtccccaaaatgactagtgttaaacaattcaaacaggaaaaccatcgttataatctataaaaaataacACGACGAGAAAACCATATCAaaccacacaaacaaacgacaactgctgaAAAACAGGCGCATAACTGACACTATTTGTTCACAGATTCCATGCAAACCACAGTCATCAACGGCTAACCCTAACTCAAATGATTAAAACATTTcaccattaaaaataaaataagaacaaaCATAATGAACTCCAAGGCTAGTAAGCCAAACAACCGGACATATAGaaaacaactggcatattcctgacttggaacatgcattgtccgaagaaaatggtgggttgaatgtGGTTTATAGCTAGGTAGATCCCCGGTTGCAACTCTATGACAGTTGTTAATAACTCCGTTAtaatgacaatattcgacaaacGAACCAAACAGACATAGTTGAGTAATGTAATAATACCGGTAGTTGGGAGCTGTGTGTATAGAGAGAGCAGAGTGGTTGGTACAGCAATGCATTTGTATAAACTAGGCAGGGTTTTGTTTTTGAACttcttaataaaatatttctataggAGGTAGACATGTTTAGGGGTCAACTGAAGCCAGCCTCCGGGTGctagattttctcgctgtgttgaagactcattggtgaccttcggctgttttctgctcttggGTCGGTAtattgtatctttgacacattccccattcccattctcaatttcataacATTATCattccaaattttaaaaataaattagaaaatagaaaactaaaaataccAAGAACGACGCAAGCAAATCCAGTTTGAGGCTGCTTCTTCCGCTGTTATACACAGTTCAACTACGCTATCTATGCTGCAACCATTATTATTGACAGAGGTGCCTGATGGGTTATTTTCGTTCTTCGTAATCGGCGCATTTTCGCTATAGTGATccgtttttctacagattttttttttatattttcgtgatccgtgatcatggaaatttattttctgtgaatcgcgattgacaaaaaaatcaactcgtGAATCGTGATGAGACCCCCCGTCAGGCCCCTCATTTTTATCATGTTGCTTTTTATTTGCAGAGCCATTGTAAATCCCTAGGAGCACAATTAGCAGAACTGAAAGACTTTGACACAAATGAATTTGCCAAACATTTTCTCAATCTCAAGTACCTTTTTCATAATGGTAAGAATAATGTCTAATCGGATAACCTCATTCTCCTGGTATAAACCACCCATCAATGTAGACATAGAACCAATACTTGCACCAAATAACCAAGTATAatcaatacttgtaccaaatatccaagtataaccaatacttgtaccaaatatccaagtatacaTATACACTCTGAATATACACGCCATAAAAggctataataaataccaaagactttgtaaagtggatagtcgcacgacaacgccgatgctctatatttaataagaaataaacaCAATTCATACATATACATctacacatataatatataattcaaacatcaGTATCAAACAAAAATTCTCCAAATAAAAAGCTTAATAAACTTTAACCAGAATTAAAATTTACCAAGAAAATTCGACTGCTCAGATTGACGATGTCGTGCTGAATGAATACATAGGCAATAAAATAccgcgaaaataattttgaagcggGAAAACATTACGCCCTCTATGCTACATATGATGAAACACCCAGGAGAAATTAATTTCATTCTAATGCACTGCCCGTTTAAAcgaatgaaattataattctCCTGGTATAAACCACCCATCAATGTAGACATAGAACCAATACTTGCACCAAATAACCAAGTATAatcaatacttgtaccaaatatccaagtataaccaatacttgtaccaaatatccaagtatacaTATACACTCTGAATATACACGCCATAAAAggctataataaataccaaaGACTTTGTAAAGTGGATAGTCGCACGACAACGCCGATGCTGAACCCAAAGAACGGGAAGCTATTTATTACTATGTATGGAAAATTATATAGTCTAAAatgtagataaaacaaaaaagatattcatTTCCCAAATTCTGAGAAACAATCCTACGTTCTGATAAATCGTCTTTCACtagccatcctttgaagtgtcCGACTTCCAACGTCCATGACGTTTAAAAAAGTCTATCTGAAAAACCAAACCTTGCAGAGGTAATAGCACCACAAGATACTATACAATCCCTATGCTTTTACATTGGGAACAAATGGAGAAATTGCATCAAAGAATGTTCCCTCATCCTTGTATAGCTTAAAGGCTTATTtgttgaacgaaaaacaaaacatttctttCACTTGTGACAAATTCCTGAATGAATACAAATTTTAATCAGATTAAATGCCACTGCATGCAtatataattccaaattagaACTGGACGCAAAGTTGTGACGTTCTTCACAATAATAAACCAGTTTTTATCTCTGTAAATATCCGTTTTTTCGATAAAAATTGAAATGTGTGTTGACTTgcaattaatttaataataaCGCAAATTCAACAATTCTGATACACGCATAAAGCCTAGATATACCAATATACACGCACAAATGGTACGTTGTGTAAAACGATTATATGcacaaaataacttattatacgCATCCTGTAATAACTCATCGGCTCTTCCTTCCATATTTGCGAGCCTAATTTCTTTTTAACATCCTCAAACACATATTTCTCTAATTGAGAATCTGTTGAAGAATCTTCACCAATAATCGAGTGCGCCCCTTCATACTATAGTATGCATCACATACAGGACTAGACAAAGTAATATCGTTTCTGAACACCTggaaaaaacatacatgtatttaataacataattttaaattgatatgtGGTTCCTTCCACGTTTTGACATAGTTCATCAATACAATACATAATATaccaataaaatgaaaaaatacaatatagtacATCATGATCATGTAGTACATGCAATAAAAATGACCCCAATACATGAAAACTATCACCAAGTTAATACTAGTTAATTTCAACATGAAAACTATCACCAAGTTAATACTAGTTAATGTAATGTCACCCTAAACTCCATTCTAATAGCCAACACCCTAAATGGTAAATCAATATACCAAAGTCCGATTTGTTCCCTCTaccaggtaaaaaaaaatagctttgtTAGTAGGTAGGTAATGTAAACCCAACACCTGATCAATAAATATATCTCCTTTGGGACATAAAAACGGCTAGTAAAACGCCGATCTCCACAAAGGTAAAATAATAGTACTATATgccttgtacatgtatacattaggACTTTCAATAATAGGCAAACTGGGGGAACATACCACCCATTTATACCTTCTGATCAATTAATCTATCTCCTTTGGTATATAAAAACGGCTAGTAATACGCCGATCTCCACAAAGgtaaaataatagtaaaatatgCCTTACACTGCTGCATGTATACATAAGGACTTCCAATAATAGGCAAACTGGGGGAACATACCACCCATTTAAACCTTGCCAATAGATAGTGAACGCATCAATACACATTGAATGTACATTCCAATACCTGGAGTAAAATACAGGTAATCGATGGTTATGATCACTAACAAACCAATTAATTTCATGAGGACCCAAACAGGGATtccaaatattcaaaaatatgtacTGCATAACGGCATTCATCAGTATTTATGATAAGACTTATATAGTCTGCAATTTCATTCTTTGCCCTAGGTATCCATTCAACCTCTACGAACAAGTGTGCTTCAAACAAGTCACAAAAATGGCATATGCAAAATCTTGCAAATAAGGCTTCATACTGCCCTTATATTAATAATGGAAACAAAGTTTTGGTTATCCATAAACCATTAATCGTTTATCTCTCATAAAATCTATCAAAGAAGCCATATACATTTAACAGCCGTAAGTTCTTTCCAAGTAGAACTATGGTGTACATTGTATTCATGACACATACCATGAGCAATATTCTTAGGATTTTCTACTGAACATCCACTATATCCAGTTCCACTGGTATCACTATAAACATAGTGTGACACGAAAAATTGGAtacaaattgttaaaattaacacatttaagaTTTACCAGCCAGAGTATAAGCTGCTCTTAACTTTGAACTGAAAGTCCAATATTAGATTCGAAGAATAGGCTGATTTAACATCAATACTAATGATTCAATCATAATATAAGCCACATTCCTATGACATATACGACATGGATATAATCTGACCAACGGAAGCTACAGTTCTCCCATAAAATAACCTAAATATCCTGAAGATACTATAACTTGTTTTATGGTATCAAACAGTTATGACAGTCTCTCAACTGGTATGCTTAAGAtagctttgtttgtatcaatgaaATAACCAAATATATCAATGTATAACTGGGAGACCAAATGGACACAACCACTTTGGTCAATAAGGTCTTGTTTAACTCATGTGGCAATATCTGTACACACGCTAATATCAGAATCTGTGCCAAATCCATAATCTATATACATaaaaatttcttttcatttaccTCAATTTAATAGTGGTCAAGTAactttagtacatatataataaGCAGAACTTTATCCAAAAAGGGGGAACgagaataaaatatatgaactttCATCCAAGGATTTGTAGTCTCAACTATTATACCTTGTCATATGTCCAGTAAAGATAATCAGAATGCAGATCGTATATGCCTATATGGTGATTAGCTGAATGTAaaacttaaaacaataaaattctgTTAATTAGATTGCATATATATCTACCAAGATATCTTCAAATTATACAAAGGTGTTTTCATAGATGTAAATTGACATGACCTATATCTAAAATTAAAACTTTCATTGCCATTGTTTAGAACAGAGGTAGCAAGTGAATTAGCAAACCAATAGTAACTGTTTATCATCAGTGCATGAATAATAATGTCCTCTAAACAAAAATCTTAAATAGCTTCTAAAACAAAATTAGCACTGTatgttgttttgtaaacaaaacggaCAGCCGTGtagtataaaatgtattttataagcGTGTAAAATGGTATCGGTAATGAAATCATGACAACCAATGTTATACCAAAAATCAATATGTCGCTATAATCTATCTCTGACGATAATTTTAGACTGACCTTGTTCATATTCAAAATAGTCGTGTGTGAGAAAGTGTGCACTCGATTGACTAccaatagaaatatttaaatactcATCTTATATAAATAATTCCGTATCTGGCCTATCGACTGCTTTCCGGTTGAATAGGCATCTATTCCTCAAATATTGGTTATCCATAACCATAGCAGGCTCCTTCCTGAAACTTAGACTGACTTCCGCTCGTGCTGGACATGTTGCAATAAAACGGGAAAAGGCATATACAACCGGGATGAGGTTCTCGAAAGGGCTTCTGTTGaaattttaattgttgtttactAGTGCTGAAAATTTCCTGTTGTGAAACACCATGCAGGAGTAATGTAATCAAGTAATGGAGAATTTGGGTCCATTGTCAAATTCAAGATAGGCAGTGTACCAAGAAAATTCGACTGCTCAGATTGACGATGTCGTGCTGAATGAATACATAGGCAATAAAATAccgcgaaaataattttgaagcggGAAAACATTACGCCCTCTATGCTACATATGATGAAACACCCAGGAGAAATTAATTTCATTCTAATGCACTGCCCGTTTAAACGaatgaaattataattattaAGTTGTCGTCCTTAAGTACTTCAGCTCAgccaaaagttgttatttttgtttcattaggCTCATTATGCAGGGACTATGTAAAATGAAATGggtaaatatgaaaaaatctcTGTCGCCTTCGGAATTTGAATGTAATTCTTCATGTACAATGGGCAAGAAAGACGTTCGATCTACAATAATGATGACAAAAGGGGAGATAACAATCGCTAGATGACATAAACTAAAGAAAATTAAACGTGTAGATAGAAATAAgagataaaacatatcaaatattaaatatagCAGATATcgaatatattatttttttctagaacAAACAAGACACAATTTCTTCATCGGTTTGTCGGACCAAGATCAAACAAATGTTTGGAAATGGGCCGGAAGTGGCGAAACAGCTGATTTTACCGACTGGACTTCCGGCGAACCTTCAGGAGGATCAGAACATTGTACTGTTTTATGGGGATACATTGGTTATTGGTGGAATGATGAAGAATGTCAAAAACAATTCCAGTATATTTGTGAAGCTGATAATACATTACCTGTTGTTGGAAAATAATGGAAAAATTCTGTCcgctttgtttattttttgtttataatcgGTTTAGCCGTTCAAACTATTGTAAAGAGTtaagaaaaataattattcaaaCGTCAATTGGATTTCAATAATAAAGTACATATATGGAGAATAATGGGCTgttcaataaaaagaaaagagaaaaaatacttacagccgatttcattgagtgtgtaggcaaaggtaatatctttggtaagcttgcttgttagctgaatcGTGCAGTCATTATTAGGTCAAGTATACAACCCTCCTTTtgaagtagcctagtccaacagacagatagattggttatctgtcggactattCTACTCTAAAAGAAGGGCAGTTTATCTAACCTAACAataacttcacggttcagctagcaagcaagctaaccaaaaaaataacctttgcctacacactcaatgcgaTCAGCTGTAAAAACTTTCTTGAAGTACCGAAGGACCCCTACAAGACCCTCTTTAATCATAATTCCTTAGGCAAAACCTTGGGTAGCTGAAAATACACGATGATGACTTAAACGGTGAAATGTATTTAACAAAAAGCGCGCTACATGTACTAATCATCAAAATTGCGAATTGAATTGAAAACCATTCCTCTTCTGTTATTATCATTAAAAGAGACTCGATAAAAACAAACTCTAATTTCAACTATTTGAATAAACtgaatatttaaattaatttcttcTAGTAGTCTGCCAATAGACCGTTATTTATTTTCCCGCGGTTCATGGGTTACCACCATTCAGCACGACAGGGCCGACTTGAATCAAATAATCAACATAAAGCATCGAAAATGAATACTACTGTTTTTCTCTTATGGTGTGAATTATATAACAAAATCATTGAATATGTTTCATTGATTTAACAACATGTTGCGGAACAAATGTTTTTTTAGCGAAAAGTGTACTTTTAAATGTCGATGTTGATTTGaaagtaattttgttatttgccATATTTTGTACTATTCTTGATTTACAAAGTTAACgatctttaaaaattatttaactgCTTGTGTTCATcgaataaatatacatttaaaggCTTTGAAGTAACTATCACTGCTTTTGGATTGTACTATCTTTAACCTGTATATAACTATATATTAGGTACAAGTATTTcattttctaatgaataaaacatgtcattttttaaagttacaaggAACCAATGTCTATTTATGCTCGTCTGGTCAGAGTTCAGACCGATGCCAAGTGTAGAGAGTACAACGCTCTATGCACAGGAGAAACTCTTGCAACAACTGTTGAACGTTTAATTTCTGTTTCCTTCCAATATGTCCTCATTTTCGCACGTGGCAATTTAGGTTGaattgatcaggattcgttactttgctccctctgcctctactaCATTAACCTCTAGCACCACGCCCACGttttctagtagattttggtggcattactattgtttccgagaaatctacgtattaatcagaatcgaaggaatggaactgtattgatatggaacacgatattGACGTTATTGTTGGGAACGTactagtaagatcgcggtatgaacgtagtataatcgtggtaagaacgtgctttAATCGCAAcaaaagcgtggtaagatcgtgctGCAATcagataactcgtggtatggtcgtagtaagaacgtgaagagcgtagaacgATTGATActgtgctttttgtccgcaattcgctttttgtccgcttttgctttttgtccgataattttgcgttttgtccgaaacttttgctttttgtccgttgctttttgtccgttttgccttttgtccgattattttgctttttgtccgaaacttttgctttttgtccgttgctttttgtccgttttgccttttgtccgattattttgctttttgtccgaaacttttgctttttgtccgttgctttttgtccgttttgctttttgtccgataattttgctttatgtccgatataaaatgtgtatatttttggcaGGTTTCATTTTGAACTTCAAAATACCATGTCCTTTTAGGAGTTAAATACAGACCATACTcacattataaatgatttgtacatgaaatttcatgtcttttacaatatatcgcattacctctaaaatggctcGAAGCACTAATATCCTAGACCCATAGGTGTTGGTCAACAGAGGGCATGCAAGGGGAATACTCTTGTATATCCCTAAGTCTAAAAAACAACTATTGAAAGCTGGCTAAACTAAGACATACTCCAGGTAGGCCATTATACCAGACGAAGAGGTAGTCAAACCCTTATAAATGGCTTATAGCACTTATGTCCTGGATCTACACGAGTTTATCAGCAACGAATTAAAAGGGGCATGAGTTTCGCCGGTATATCACGAAGTAAAAATAAACCTCATTATTGCCAGCTcttcaaactaagagattctccacgttggccattataccagaggtatagGTAGGCAGTGCCTCTTAAATGGTCCATGGGCCATGGCACTTATGTCCTCGACCCGTACGAGTTGGTCAGAAGAGGGTAAGGGGAATACTCTAGTATATCACACAGTCCACCAAAAATAGTGACGGCTGCCCAAACTAAGAATTTTTAGGTGCGCCCTTATACTAGATGTTGGAGTAGTCATTCTCttaaaaatggctcatagcacttatgctatagacccgaacgagtttgtcaacaatgagttaaaagGGGGATGAATTAGCCCGGTATATAACGAAGTTGAAATAAACTGTTGCTCGCTGGCTAAACTAAGAAATTATCCACGCGGGCCATAATATGAGAGGTAGAGGAAGGGATTGCCTCTATAAAATGACCATGAGCACGTAtgacctagacccgtacgagttagtcagcaaAGTGTAAGGTTGGTACCCTAGTATATAATAAAGTCGAACTAAACTATTGCTGGATGGCTAAGAGATTCTCCGcgtgggccatgataccagaggtagaggttgtcaTTGCTTCTAAAATGGCCTAAATCACTTATTCCCTAGAGAAGTACGCGGTATCATCAAAGGGTTTAAAAGGGAGTTGGAACCTCTGTTTACAAAGAAGtcgaaataaattattgccgGCTTGCTTAAGTACGAGATTCTCCAAGTTGGCCATTAATCCTAGGTTAAATGTGTGCATTGCCTTTTAAATGGCTGATAAAACTAACGCCCTAgacctgtacgagtttgtcagcaaaaGGTTAAAGGGGGGATGCGATGCCTCTTTTTACaacgaaaatataaattaagcCGACTGGCCTAACTAAGAGATTCTATACGCGGGGTATTATATCAGAGGATGAGGTAGGCATTACCTCTAACATAGCCATAACACGTATGTCCCAGACCCGTGTAAGTTAATCAGCAAAGGGTAAGGGGGGTACCTAAgtatatcacaaagtcgaaataaactattgctggctggctaaacgaagagattctccacatgggccatgataccagaggtagaagtggcCATAGCCTCAAAAATGGCCACTTATGCCGTAGACCCGTACCAGTGCTTCAGCAAAgtgttaaaagggggaggtggtatctatgtttacaacgaagtcgaaatgaattattgccggctggccaaacaaagaaatTCTCCACATAGGCCATTATAACAAAGGTAGTGGTGGACATTgcatctaaaatggcccatacttcTTATTCCATTGatctgtacgagtttgtcagcaaagggtaaggagggtaccctggtatataacaaagtcgaaataaactattgccggatggccaaaaataaaagatgatccACGTTtatcatgataccagaggtagaggtgggccttgcctttaaaatggtttatAGCACTTATGCCAGCAAAAGGAAAGGAGGGTATTCTAGTATATCGTAAAGTCGTTATGAAATATTGCCGGCTGTTCAAACTACGAGATTCACCAtatgggcaatgctaccagaggtataggtggtcattgcctttaaaatagcctatagcacttatatggCAAATatccgtacgagtttgtcagtaaagagctaaaatgaggaggtggtacctctgttcacattaaagtcaaaataactgTAGCCGGTAGGCCAAACTCCGGGATTCTCTA
Encoded here:
- the LOC139496047 gene encoding perlucin-like codes for the protein MISKRKMGWNLLLMICIVYLAKTVSGANGCQDGWESFKDKCFLFSEDQKSWSDAKSHCKSLGAQLAELKDFDTNEFAKHFLNLKYLFHNEQTRHNFFIGLSDQDQTNVWKWAGSGETADFTDWTSGEPSGGSEHCTVLWGYIGYWWNDEECQKQFQYICEADNTLPVVGK